The Pelodiscus sinensis isolate JC-2024 chromosome 4, ASM4963464v1, whole genome shotgun sequence genomic sequence cgttatccacctccagagaaatagaggctaatagatagattcatgaagtatcggtccatcaatggctaactcttttttgaactctgtttaagtcctagcctttaccacatcctctggcaagaagttccctATCAATCTTACATAGAGAGCGAAGTGGACAGATGGGTGCACAGAGGTTAATTTCTAGGGCTGCTATTTCTTGCCCTTTGCTTTCAGTTTTTAGTAAAGATTTCCTAGCTTTTACTAAGCTATTGCATGTGTCTTTCCAATTTTGGAATGAATTCCAAAGGAACTTAGGATCATCCCAAACCTTACCACATTTCACACCTTGCAAGAAGCATTTCTTTGATCTTGCCATCTCTGCTATAAATAGGGTGAGAGTGAGAGAGTAAATTCCGAAAAGAAACACTACATACACGTCTCCTGGGAGAGAAAATAAAGAACAAACTGGTGACATGTTAGTTGGCATGCTTAATATATTACTGGAAGCTGCTCAGTTGCTATGGTGATGAGCATGATGTAAGAAATTatatagaacagaatttaaatagacaagaaagacaaaaggagaaaggggaATCTGAGGTATtgagaagagatgtgctttgccCAAGGTGATGCAGTACAACAGAGGCATAGCTAGGAATTGAACTCTGGTCTGTTTCAGTGCCTTATCCAATATAGCCATGCTACTTCCCAGTACATTGGTTTGTGGGTTTTagttattttttccccttaaaatgTTCCATGTGTGTTTTCAGTTAAGATGCCATTATAATAAACCCTGTTTCTGTCAGAAGAAACAATGTTAAAAATGAAaaggggagaaaagagaaaaattccTCCATGTCTGATGAATTTCACTCCGCTTTGGATATTAACTGTCCATGTGAGGAATAACTGATCCCTTCCTCTTGCTTGTACTTCTAAAGAACAAACTTCTGCTTTTATGTGCATGACAGTGGCACAGATTTAAACAACAAATCTTTAAGGAGGTTCCTCCCAGTTCTGTTGgttccaaccagttctgaactggctacactcaactggccaaatagccacatgtagctagtggctagcatgttggacaccacactACTAGACTCTTCTGTAAGGATTTTGTATTtggaaaagttttatttttgtaaGCCCATGTTgtccttctgaaatgtctcctcAGATGCCTATGCAGGATTTATGATTCCCAAATCATGAATGTTAGGAGAGGCTTAATGAGAAACAGTTGCACTAGTGGTCTTGCTAACCTTGAAAATGTTCTAATTTCCTGTGACTTCTTATTGCTACTGATCTGATACCATCCTTTCCTGTTGTTCTTTGATAGGAGAGGCTGGATTTATTTGCTAAACAAGTTCCATGCTTTGAGCACCTCTCCAAGATGGAGCAAactgcagaaattcaagctgAAATACACCAGGTAAAATCCTCAGTAGCAGGGTACATATTTCTGTATGATGACTAGTCCTCAGGGACTGTGAAATCTGATGTCACTTTGTTCCTAGTAGCATCCCATCAAAGGGGTTGGTTCCCTAGCTTCCACTGGGCAGAGCAAACACAGGACTTGTCCCTCCCTGCAAACTGCTCTAGCAGTGTGGGAGGACCAAATCCACCTTTGACTGCTGCCCTCTGCTGTCTGGGACTAGGTAGCAGACTGAGGTTCCTGGAGCTGGTGGAGGGTTGTGAAGTTGTAGCATATCTTCTCTGTGTTGTTGGAAGTGCCCCCATCAAAGGGGGCTTCCTAGCTCCAACTAGGCAGTGGCGGGACATGACTTGTCCATCTCTTGCATAGCTGCTGGGGATGACAAGAAACCAGACAGATCAACCTCTGAGTGCCCTTCTTTGCTGTAGGATACTCTGGGACAGGGTAGAAGCCTGAGGTTCCTGGAGCTAAGTTTGGGGCACAGAGTGCAgcacttcctgcagctgtgcagaagACAGCAAGTAGTGTCCCTCCCAGGACTAGCAGCTAGGAGCCCCCCTAGCTAGGTGACCACAGAAAGCTCTGTGGATGCTGCCTTCAGAAGGAAGCACAAAAGTGAGGGTGGCAATGCTATGATCCTTCCTCTCCGGTAACAGGTTTGtgaccccacacacacagtgtccTTTAGGGTCAGGATCCCTCCATTACACCACCATGACATTTCAAGTTTAAACAACTAAAGTGAAATTTACCAATTTTCAAATTGCATGACTATGAAATTggccaaaatggactgtgaaattGGTAGGGGCCTAATGATAGCAAGCCAGCATGCTGTTATTGACCTCTATACTGCCCATTCCATAGAACAAGCATATTTTTATGCTGTGTGTTTACCATTGTATAGTAGAAAACATAACAGGCAGAAgacaaagaaaatgtaaaatataatgGCAGGTGTTATTAGTAATTagtaattttgttttaaacagttGATAACTTTTCTCAAATTTAATACATTGCcacaaaggaaaaagagagacaTATAAAATGCTTTTCTTCATAATAATTGGAAAGATGCAAACATTTATACCCAGTGAGCAAACTTTATCTAAAACTTCTTGAAGAAACTGAGGAAACAGATCTGAACATCTGTTCTCCTTAGATCAGTAAACAGAAACTGGTGTTTCATGAGCTGCTGCATTTATAGGCAACTGGACCATTTCCAGCTTAACAAaataagggtttgtctacacacgGAGCTGTTCTTGGTTCTTTGTGTGTTGATACTCTTATTCTGGAATGAGTGCGCCTTTATTCTGAATTACTTTAATACTTTTTGAATAATTTAGAATAAGATACATGGGAGTtaatcttaatttttttaaaattcatactCTACCTTATTCTGAATTAATTTTCATATGTATACAATCTCAAATAGTACCTTTCCGACAGTTTGATCCActactgcaggggtggccaacccgtggctctcGAGCCGCATGAGgctctttgattaaaaaaaatatggctcctgctgctgcttctgaaccCCAAACCCGGACGGCTTAGGCTGGCCGCTCTGTACAaggcaccccagcgcctgctcacagctgtgctgctctgtgcatgcaccccagcgcctgctcacagctggccgctCAGCACACAGCATCCCACTACATGCTAATGGCTGGCCGCTCAGCGCACACGCCCCAGCATCTGGAGGGAGAAGCACTTGGTGGCAGCGATGGtggctccgggacccaggcattaggttagaatggcggggggtgggagggattgagttagagcaggaggctgggggtgcctggctctgagggagaggtggggagttGGGTTAGAGTGGAGGGAACTGGGGGTGCctggcattgggttagagcaaggggggtgaagcaccttaaactcaaagtttTCATGGATACAGAATAAGGTAGCCAACACAGATATCATATTTAAAttgcagggcaaaaaaagaatcagcatttacctggtttacactgtgtttctttaaagaaaattcaaaggctattgtttgccaggctgaagcaattattctgaaatgAGTCTCTCCTTTATTGTTTTTGAAACTCTCATATTTGTGGTCTGGGATAgccctgaatttttagaactataaaagagCTATAATCTTCATAagtgtttttatataaaaaaaaaaaaaaagtaaaccataccagagatcaacaagctggagtgaaacaggcccTTCAAATTGTGcaaatttacttctcagttctagttaattaaaaaaaaaaactcacaggatataatagggcagtagtgttaaatttaaaatacatgatgggaatgctttttttttagtgtgagaaaattactgtatttttaaaggtgggtttttttttttgtttttttgttttttttttttttggtaacacaTTTGATGTTTGTttcttgtcaagttctctgaagatctatggactggtcgtgattttttttttttaagtgactagagactttttgatttttttttcctgaaataccCTGTAATGTTGTTTTTATCATTAtgttttgtgtactatatctatttatatatatagagagagatctATACAAATAAATATAGAATACGTGGCTTTTCGCACTCTATCCatcgctattttggctcttcatctctaactggttggccactccTGCACTACTGTCTAAAAAGGCTGTTACTTTTCAGAGAACTTAAATCTATtctgaatttttcttttattgCTGTGTCTGGTGGCAACGCTTACTTATTGAATTATCCAATGCATACATTAACAGCAAGAGCATCATGCCATCAAACAGCATTGCAGACAGATAAATGCCTATTGGTTTAGTTGAAGAGAAggttagaccagtggttttcaatctaTTTACACTTGTGGCAGCCTGGCTAACATATTGCAATATGTTCCAACTAGTACAACAAGCAGCAGTTCATTTGTTTGGCAGCACAGGGTATATGTAGACATTAGCCACATTCTGGACTGGCTCCCCATTGAATAATATCAAATTAGCTATCCAAAATCAGCATTCTGAGAGAAAGCTGTGTGTTGGAATCAGGCAACTTGTTTGTCTCCAGGAAGAGAATTGTGAGTGTGAGAACCTATGTTTTCAGGAACTGGACTTAGACAATGGAGCTCATTCCtagaagaaataaaaatgaacacAAGCTTCACTGAATTCAGAACTAAATGCAAAACTCAATTCTTCATGCACAGGAATGCAACAACCATACAAACTAATCCATTTTAAAAAACTATCTTATACAGACCTAGAAGGAAGGATGAATGTGGTATTCTTATTTTAAATACGTGGAACGCACTACTATCTTGTGCTAAGATGTTAGGGGATAGCCACAGATATATATAGGTAAATAGAAAGTAAACCATTTGAAAATCAAGTGTATCTATTTTATGCCTTTTGTAGAAGAGTCTGGAAACTGAAATCCTGAGACTGGAAAAGGAAACGGCAGATATTGCTCACCCATACTTCCTGAGTAAGTCGCTTTGTTCAGGGGAACAGTTGTTAGTTTTAGTCTCTCTGACCTAGTGGTCATCCAATGTGTGTCACCTCCACTGAGTTCTCTGTTTCTCATCACCACCATTGCACTTGTCATCCACTGGTGTGTAGTGGCCCCTGAAACTATCATGGGTGATCAGCCAATAAAGGGTCCTAGCCTAGAAATGCAACTAGAACATTTCACATCGCTAGTGACCAGGTGTATGTCCTTTGTGGTATTCCACTGAATATCTTGGGCCCTGAAGAGCGCAAGTTCTGAGAACATTCATAAGCCATTGTGCCCCAGCAGTGCTGTACATAAATCTGTTGCCTTCCCGATAAGTCAGATGTATgtacttttttttccaaatgtaatGTCATTCAGAAGAACCTTTTGGAATTTTATTTTGGTaggataagggggggggggattgattCCTTCAATATTTCTCCAtctttttgctttttctttatgGGTCTTTTTTCTTCATCACCTCAACACATCCCTATAGGAAATTTTTATTACTAAAATACCACAGGGTATGAGTATAAGTCCTACAAAGAGCTGTCAGATCCCTTAAAATAGGAGAGGGCAAACTTTTTCGCCCAAGGTTGACATCAGGGTATGGACATTTTATGGTGGGCCATGAATGCTCACAATattggggttggggtgtgggacaGGATAAGGGTTCCAGCAGTGGGTGCAAGCTATGAGAGATGGAGTTGGGGCACAGGAGGCAGCTCTTGGCTGTGACCAAGGGCTTTGGAAAGTTgaagggggatcagggctgggtcAGGGTCTTGGGCGGGCAGGCTCCAGGTGGTGCTTACTTCAAGCAGTTCTTGGAAGCAATGGCATGCCCCCTTCTAGCTCTTATGTAGAGgtgctgccacacagctcagCGTGCTGCCTGGACTGTAGGCAcaacccctgcagctcccattgcccagggtTCACAGCCATTGGGGTCTGTGGATGCAGCACTTGGGGTAGGTGCAGTCCATGGAGCCCTCTGGCTGCCACTATGTATAGGATCCATAGAGGGGCTGTGTTGGTGCTTCCATGAGCCATGCAGAGTAGGACAAGTCCTTAACCTCATTCCCCAGCAGGAGCTCAGGGGTCATGTTAAAACATCTGACAGGTCTTGTGTAACCCACGGGCCAtagtttgcccatccctgccttaaaACCATGTTGGttaataaagggttttttttttgtttgtttgtttttttcaggaCTAATCTCCTGAGCCTCTTTGGAACATATCCTAATATTCCTAAATCATTCAACAGGAACTAGTCTGGTTACTGCTTTCATCCTAGAGCATGATTCCATCACTTTCAGAGTGAAAGACTGCTGGAAAATCTGAATCAACTGTCATGCAGAATGAGTTTCTGCTTTTGCACCATTGGTTAAACAATTTGCAGTCAGCTTTCTTTTGATATTTCTCTCTGTTGTGTAGCTCAGAAATGCCAAGTTCTACAAGCTATGAATAAACACTTGGAAGCAGTCCTGAAAGAGAAGAGGACTCTCAGGCAGAGGTTAATGAAGCCCTTGTGTCAAGAGAACTTGCCTATTGAGGCCATATTCCACAGGTGAGCTCTTAGAAAGTAGCTCCTAGCATATTGTCTGCACATGCTGTATTCATGTCCAAATAAACTACTTTTACCTAATAATCACTCCCAGTGTGGGAGCACAACTATATTGTTACAAAAAATTGCTAAAGTAAACTGTCATGTTGCTAATCTAATTCTTCTATACCTAAATGCCATAATTTTTTCAGTGTTGTCCATTTGGATCTCCTTATTGGAGACATTATCATTATCAGTATTAGATATGTGGTAAAACTTTAGAAATTTCAAGTAAATTATTATTGTAGAGGCCACAAAATGCTAGAAAAACTGGTTTAAAATTTGATAAATGGGCCTTCTTAAGATACTATTTAATCTATTAAATGAAATCACTGAAACGTTCATAAAAATCATGTATAGACCCCTTTAAATTATGGGTTTGGGAAGGAAGTATTTTCTTGTTCTTACAAAATCCAATGGAATAAAACCTTAATTTAACTGcatttttcaaaatagtattaGCAGTATAGTTAACTAGTATTTCCATAATGTAGCAGCTGGCAGTAGGCTGCTCTTACGTAATGCTAGTTGACTTGAGACTTGGACTGAACTAATCTGAAGAACAATCTCGGTGTTAACTGAATAACTTTGACCAGGACAACGCCCATATCTGAGATTTATTTTGACATATGGATAACTATTATATGCATTACTGAGAAGAATGGGGAAAATTTGATGGTAACAGACTTACTTCTAAAAGCTGGATGTTTTTGTTACTAGGGAAGACCTACAAAGATAATGTCTCTCTGTCCAATGGTTATAGCCACTTTGTACTTTAAAGACCCTTATTGAAAAGGCTTAGTGAAATCAGACTGAAGTGGAACCATATGATGTGGGCAGGTTTCTGTGAAAGGCCCTCAGTGAGGGTCTGCAGGAGACCAGGTTCTCCAAAGAAATCAATGTGAAGGCCCAGTGCTCTGTACTGGAACAGAGAAGGACACACAACAGCTACGTAGGAGCTGAGAATGGTACTCCAAGGGAACCAGCCAGGGGAGTCAAGTGCTGTATCCCAGAGACTCCTAAAGGCAGCCTAGCCTGGCTGTGAACATAGTCCAAATGGAGCAGAGAAGAGAAACCCCCCAAAGAGCAGAAGAATCTTCTTGTTTGTTGAGACGTCTCACTTGCCCTTTCCCTACTTTGGAAGGGGATAAAATTGTTTGACTTGACTGGAGATCTAAACTACATCTCCAGCACAGAGCATTGTGTGGAATGGGAAGGAGATGTACATTGAGTAAGAGTACCAGTGCTGTTTCACTTGACCAGCAGGGATAGTATGGGGTTTCTGTGTCTCATGATACTCTTGTACACTGAACCTTTGTTCATGTATTCTGTCTTTCCTCCAGCAAATGACATAACAGCTTTacttatactttttaaaaacatatgttTCAAATTCTGGGTTCATAAATACTTCTCCAAATTCAAATAATACTGTAGTGTGGTACcatttctcctttcttttgtGTGATTTGTTCACCATTCACACATGGGTAAGTCCCTATACATATGGTACATGTTCTTCCTAACTAGCCATGTCTTCGCTGACACGTATTTAACTTACTGAGTGCCAAAGAGGGCATTTACTGACCGCCTGTGCCTTTATTGCTGATTCAGTATTTTTCTTTTAAGATTTCCTTTCTAGGCAGGAGGCTAGGATTATTGTGGAAAAGAGGTTAAGGCGGTGGGGGGAATCAAGGAAAGAATGCAATGAAAGACTTAAAATTGTGCATCATTTTGAACTGCCTGTTTCTGGATATTTCTTCCCCAATTAAAGGTATGTAGCAGAGTTATTGACATTGGCAGTGGCCTTCATTGAGAAACTGGAAAGCCACTTGCAGACCATAAGGAGCATCCCTCAGATACCTCAGACCATGAAAAACATGGTGAGTAAGAAAAGCAACCAGCTTTACTATCTCCTGTAATGCTCTTCCCTCAAAATGCAACATCATTTGATTATTTACCCCATGTTAATATCACTTACTTTCTGAAACTCCCATCTTGTATTCCAGGACAATGCTCTTGCAAAAATTAATTTGCTTGTGACAGAGACTGAAGAACTGGCAGAGCAGATACTGACATGGAGAGAACTGCAAAAAGGAATCCATTATGGCAACTCCCAGATCACTAACGAATCAGACTCTAGCTTCAGCAACTTAGTTCCACCATAAAACATCTTATTTGTTGGAAAGAGAAGATGACCAGTTGAGTTCTGTTTTTTAGCCAGTCCTGTGTAAATAGCTGCAGTATACTTGTACTTTTTAGTCTAACTAGAGACTTTATGGTTGGATCTCACCCTATTATAGAAGACAGATGTTAGTTGGTAACAAGTGATGATTAAAATTGGACAATGATCTGTAATTCTTCTTTGGAGTTTCCCGATAAGTTCACATAACTCCATGAAGCAATCCGATGGAACTGTCTTGCTTCTATCATTAATGTATGTTTAAGGTCTGTTTTATTATGACTAAGGCATATGATATGACTAAACTTGTTTCTACATGTGTTTTGAAATCATTTGCTGTATTTTTCTATGCAAATATTGGAATTTCAAAGTGTAGTAAATTATAAAATGGGAAAATAAGTTCTTGTACACAATTTTCATTACAAAATAACCAAAACTGCAGTAGCACAATCTTCAGGAATAGTTCAATGCTTGCTCCGTTTTCAAAGCACCAGCTGTCAAATGCTTTGAAAGTGAAGGAATGTACTTATAAAATCCAGCTTTCTTTTGAAGGAGAATATTCCCCAGTACCTCCCACAAAATAATTAATCCATACCCAGTTCTTCATTAATTGTCATTACTCATCTATGTAATAAGAATCCAATAATTTCACTCTGAAGCCTACAATTTTACTTTTTAGTGTAAAGTGACAGAAGTAGCTACAAGTGTGGTTGAGGGCTCTTTGTTAAGAATATCAACAGATTTTAATAATGACGGGGATTTGCTGCTTGTTGCCATCTAGTATTTAAGTTCAGTCAGTGTGGCTTTACACCTATCCTACAGCAAGATGTGCTGtagcatctgatacagaggcagcagggcggggaggggggagtagcGTGTAACTGTGTGGGTTAATTGATGAACCCAAGATCGTTGGTTAACTGTGCACATGGAtgcatgttcacatccctagttttaagCAAGGAAAATCTCTGAGATGATGCTGTGAAAGGCTGGTTCCATCCTCTCACTGAGATGCCAAACCCCTCCACTTAAGTATATAGAACTTGCCTGGAGAAACATCTGCAAAGTTGGAGTTAGTAGATGGGAGGAGGGAAATAAAGCTCAATTAGCTCAAACTCCCCTTCCTCTTGACAATTGTCTACCCAAGCACACTTTCTTCAGCTTTTGCACCCTGCATGGCAGAAAACAAAGGGCAGGGAATAACTCTTAAATTTTAAACTACATTCTCAAAGAGTGAAATCTGACCTAATCATTTGCAATCTCCAGTAGTGTctactttttgtattttttccttCTGTTAGGTGAGCTTTGAAATTCAAGGCTTTAGACATGGCAAAGGAAGAAGAGATGAAACATAGCAGTAATGAGTAGATATATCCTTCAAAATAGTCAGTGGCTAACATACTATGCAGGGATTATAAACAGTCAAATACATAATCAAGAAATCAGATGTGTATTTTATTTAGTGTCCGCATAGTCTAGCTAAGCAATGGCATCTTCAGAGATCTGATGCATATTAAAGGTGTGTCAAAAACAGTGCACTTTTTTTCTTATGATTGTAACTTCATGGGTTTCCTTTTCAAACAGAGAGAGAGGGCTATAGCACCAAGAAGAAGTTTGGATAATACATAGTTAAGTGCTAGTTTTAAGTTGATAAACCAGAAACAGTCATCCCTCCTCTCTTTGAATATGGTGATG encodes the following:
- the HAUS2 gene encoding HAUS augmin-like complex subunit 2 isoform X1, which produces MAATEKLGLRPALDTPNMAATEKRGLRPAIDTPNMAGAESPSRRRSSGRATLSAARGWSLLPGGGRAAGLDEAVAAAMACSNPWDPAHPTAAGQVLAKCLVVGAVTQERLDLFAKQVPCFEHLSKMEQTAEIQAEIHQKSLETEILRLEKETADIAHPYFLTQKCQVLQAMNKHLEAVLKEKRTLRQRLMKPLCQENLPIEAIFHRYVAELLTLAVAFIEKLESHLQTIRSIPQIPQTMKNMDNALAKINLLVTETEELAEQILTWRELQKGIHYGNSQITNESDSSFSNLVPP
- the HAUS2 gene encoding HAUS augmin-like complex subunit 2 isoform X2 yields the protein MEQTAEIQAEIHQKSLETEILRLEKETADIAHPYFLTQKCQVLQAMNKHLEAVLKEKRTLRQRLMKPLCQENLPIEAIFHRYVAELLTLAVAFIEKLESHLQTIRSIPQIPQTMKNMDNALAKINLLVTETEELAEQILTWRELQKGIHYGNSQITNESDSSFSNLVPP